One Brassica napus cultivar Da-Ae chromosome C2, Da-Ae, whole genome shotgun sequence DNA window includes the following coding sequences:
- the LOC125582279 gene encoding ATP-dependent DNA helicase pif1-like, giving the protein MIIVDNSLVQETKDESLKQVVDAAYGDVNKIKPSEGSYTDKAILTPRNDTIDEINAYTISKTDGESRDYYSYDSFEVSDTQSDQNDTLYAIEYLNSMEFSGFPSHKLTLKVGAPIMYLRNVNKKKGLCNGTRLILPHIGEIVLKADIITGSHIGDEVLIPRIVLLHDETNLPFTLRRPQFPIRLCYAMTINKSQGQSLKEVILYLPRPVFAHGQLYVALSCVTSKAGLKIIKSKDSHPRKMKNIVYKEIFNRLHSHGSK; this is encoded by the coding sequence ATGATAATCGTCGACAACTCATTGGTCCAAGAGACTAAGGATGAATCATTAAAACAAGTTGTCGATGCTGCATATGGTGATGTCAACAAAATAAAGCCCTCCGAAGGTTCCTACACTGATAAAGCTATACTCACACCCCGAAATGATACCATCGATGAAATCAATGCATATACAATCTCCAAAACCGACGGGGAGTCAAGAGACTACTACAGCTACGATAGCTTCGAGGTTTCAGATACTCAGTCTGACCAAAATGATACATTATACGCGATTGAGTATCTCAATTCCATGGAATTTTCAGGATTTCCTTCTCATAAACTCACTCTCAAAGTTGGGGCCCCAATTATGTATCTACGAaacgtaaacaaaaaaaaaggtttatgcAACGGTACCCGTTTAATCCTACCCCACATAGGCGAAATAGTGCTTAAGGCAGACATAATCACTGGGTCACATATTGGAGACGAAGTTTTAATCCCAAGAATTGTTCTCTTGCATGATGAAACAAATCTGCCGTTCACTTTGCGTCGACCACAATTCCCTATCAGATTGTGTTATGCAATGACAATCAACAAAAGCCAAGGGCAAAGTTTAAAAGAGGTTATCCTATATCTACCTAGACCTGTCTTCGCACATGGTCAACTGTATGTGGCTCTCTCATGTGTGACGAGCAAAGCAGGCTTAAAAATCATCAAAAGCAAAGATTCACACCCACGAAAGATGAAGAACATAGTCTACAAAGAAATCTTCAACCGCCTTCATTCCCATGGGagtaagtaa